One genomic window of Raphanus sativus cultivar WK10039 unplaced genomic scaffold, ASM80110v3 Scaffold4203, whole genome shotgun sequence includes the following:
- the LOC130507232 gene encoding uncharacterized protein LOC130507232, translating to MVVVGFVVSANAQLPQFPIPFPFPLPFQPSPGIPGLPDVTKCWSSVMNVPGCIIEIYTSLLTGKFGHIGPACCKAFLEAEANCLPKFPIYPLFPLKEQCSRVGSAAPPTTK from the coding sequence ATGGTGGTTGTGGGTTTTGTAGTCTCTGCCAATGCTCAACTACCCCAGTTTCCCATCCCATTTCCTTTTCCACTCCCATTCCAACCAAGTCCCGGTATTCCAGGATTACCTGATGTAACAAAATGTTGGTCTTCAGTGATGAATGTTCCAGGATGCATTATAGAGATTTATACATCCTTACTCACAGGAAAATTCGGACATATAGGCCCTGCTTGTTGCAAAGCATTCTTGGAAGCCGAAGCCAATTGCTTGCCAAAATTTCCAATCTATCCACTTTTTCCTCTCAAAGAACAATGTTCAAGAGTTGGTAGCGCAGCTCCTCCTAccacaaaatag
- the LOC130507231 gene encoding uncharacterized protein LOC130507231 has protein sequence MSIKHFWFLMVVVGFVVSANAQLPQFPIPFPFPLPFQPSPGIPGLPDVAKCWSSVMNVPGCIIEIYTSLLTGKFGHIGPACCKAFLEAEANCLPKFPIYPLFPLKEQCSRVGSAAPPTTK, from the coding sequence ATGTCTATTAAACATTTCTGGTTCCTAATGGTGGTTGTGGGTTTTGTAGTCTCTGCCAATGCTCAACTACCCCAGTTTCCAATCCCATTTCCTTTTCCACTCCCATTCCAACCAAGTCCCGGTATTCCAGGATTACCTGATGTAGCAAAATGTTGGTCTTCAGTGATGAATGTTCCAGGATGCATTATAGAGATTTATACATCCTTACTCACAGGAAAATTCGGACATATAGGCCCCGCTTGTTGCAAAGCATTCTTGGAAGCCGAAGCCAATTGCTTGCCGAAATTTCCAATCTATCCACTTTTTCCTCTCAAAGAACAATGTTCAAGAGTTGGTAGCGCAGCTCCTCCTAccacaaaatag